From Novipirellula galeiformis, a single genomic window includes:
- a CDS encoding L,D-transpeptidase family protein, with protein MQTLKTAAIIVLLMTVMYTAYMSLTTPPDSLPPEVERIVMDEGGFDIESGLPESLGALEINGNFAAPTPQSASQGANTSVASQSDTEKTFGASFNDLPNAPQSSAFTMSDNAHSHGAPNSGVSIQLSDDHAPDGLTVHQPLDEESPAQRDLTPKASLASASTSMPPGSASPIDAAGESPNYQSTDLTFSVPDPLTATSDFKRGDSLPLEDSAPESGTAVAELSDQSQPATGDKIAQVSGAEADPRKNNTGLANALKLADEQYQADQRKEALETLSLFYHTPNVPSAQRQELLNRLDPLAAEVIYSKRHLLEQPHRVGHHETLMQIAVKYEVPWQLLANINGIEDPITVLPGTELKVVRGPFRADVDITEQEMTLFLGDLYAGRFPIAVGSDPHPKPGTFTVQDKQSERPFYGPSGAPIPANSPENPYGSLWLDLGGQLCIHGSPYATKPTEQGCISVAADYADDLYGILTQGSSVTIRR; from the coding sequence GTGCAAACGCTGAAAACCGCGGCAATCATCGTGCTTCTGATGACGGTGATGTATACAGCGTACATGTCGCTGACCACCCCACCCGATTCATTGCCACCCGAAGTCGAACGAATCGTCATGGACGAAGGGGGCTTCGATATCGAAAGCGGATTACCTGAGTCTCTCGGTGCGCTCGAAATCAATGGCAATTTTGCTGCTCCGACTCCCCAATCCGCATCGCAGGGAGCCAATACTTCGGTTGCATCCCAATCCGATACGGAAAAAACCTTCGGCGCCTCATTCAATGATTTGCCTAACGCTCCCCAAAGCAGCGCCTTCACGATGAGCGACAATGCTCACTCCCACGGTGCTCCAAACAGCGGAGTGTCGATTCAACTTTCCGATGATCATGCCCCCGACGGTCTAACCGTTCATCAACCCTTGGATGAGGAGAGCCCAGCGCAAAGGGACCTCACACCGAAGGCGAGTCTCGCATCCGCGAGCACCAGCATGCCGCCTGGCTCAGCGTCACCGATCGATGCCGCGGGCGAGTCCCCCAATTACCAATCCACCGATCTCACGTTTAGCGTTCCGGACCCGCTGACAGCGACCTCCGACTTTAAGCGAGGCGACTCGTTGCCCCTCGAGGACTCCGCGCCGGAAAGTGGAACGGCAGTGGCCGAATTGAGCGATCAATCGCAACCGGCGACGGGCGACAAAATCGCGCAGGTCAGCGGCGCCGAAGCGGATCCGAGGAAGAACAACACAGGATTAGCGAACGCGTTGAAATTGGCGGATGAACAATACCAAGCCGATCAGCGCAAAGAAGCTCTCGAGACGCTAAGTCTCTTCTATCACACGCCCAATGTTCCCTCGGCGCAGCGACAAGAGTTACTCAATCGCCTCGACCCACTGGCGGCCGAAGTGATCTACTCCAAACGCCATCTGCTAGAACAACCTCATCGCGTTGGACATCACGAAACACTGATGCAAATCGCGGTCAAGTACGAAGTTCCTTGGCAATTACTGGCCAATATCAACGGCATCGAAGACCCCATCACCGTCTTGCCGGGAACCGAACTTAAAGTGGTGCGTGGCCCCTTCCGAGCGGATGTGGACATCACCGAGCAAGAGATGACATTGTTCCTCGGCGACCTCTACGCCGGCCGATTTCCGATCGCGGTCGGCAGCGACCCTCACCCCAAGCCAGGAACCTTCACGGTTCAAGACAAACAGTCCGAGCGACCGTTCTACGGCCCCAGCGGCGCACCGATTCCTGCTAACAGCCCGGAAAACCCGTACGGCTCGCTGTGGTTGGACTTGGGTGGTCAATTGTGCATCCACGGAAGCCCGTATGCCACTAAACCCACCGAGCAAGGTTGCATCAGCGTCGCCGCAGATTACGCGGACGATTTGTATGGCATTTTGACCCAGGGTTCCTCGGTTACGATTCGTCGGTAA
- the pyrE gene encoding orotate phosphoribosyltransferase — protein sequence MTYDRDALLDLIRAEALQTGDFTLASGKKASYYLDCRKITLHPKGANLIAEGMLSVIESAGKLPDAVGGMAIGADPITASIVTIAGQRDLPIKGFMVRKEPKGHGMGKQVEGPVEPGQRVVIVEDVITSGGSAIKAVEAAQAFGLHVDCVIGIIDRLAGGAEAFAAKGLELKVLTTIRDFGIEP from the coding sequence ATGACATACGACCGAGACGCACTCTTAGACCTGATCCGTGCTGAAGCCCTACAAACCGGCGATTTCACACTCGCCAGTGGGAAAAAGGCTTCTTACTACCTCGATTGTCGCAAGATCACGTTGCACCCCAAGGGAGCCAATCTGATCGCCGAAGGAATGTTGAGCGTAATCGAATCGGCAGGAAAGTTGCCTGACGCCGTCGGCGGGATGGCCATCGGTGCCGATCCCATCACCGCCTCGATTGTCACCATTGCCGGTCAACGCGATTTGCCGATCAAGGGCTTTATGGTTCGCAAAGAACCCAAGGGTCACGGCATGGGCAAGCAAGTCGAAGGCCCCGTTGAGCCGGGACAGCGCGTCGTGATCGTCGAAGATGTGATCACCAGCGGCGGCAGTGCAATCAAAGCAGTCGAAGCGGCCCAAGCCTTTGGACTCCACGTCGATTGCGTGATCGGGATCATCGACCGCTTAGCCGGAGGCGCCGAAGCGTTCGCAGCCAAAGGCCTTGAGCTGAAGGTACTAACGACGATCCGCGATTTTGGAATCGAGCCGTAG